One segment of Anatilimnocola aggregata DNA contains the following:
- a CDS encoding cytochrome c: MAYEMTSTQTILANKIESLSVFALGALAITLLAAGCGHLPGKPDPALRPIAPNEITDFNVLFERNCAGCHGRDGTLGPAPPLNDRLFLAIVPDAELHRIVSEGRHGTSMPAFVQHRGGPLTEQQVGILAAGLKPKWQGQQLPSNDLPTYAVSAGDPQNGEQVFAQACAVCHGEHGRGGDAGTINDVAFLSLISDQALRRLVITGRPDLGMPDHAGSEGRIAGFQPLSSEQINDVVALLASWRTANSVSPAQ, translated from the coding sequence GTGGCTTACGAAATGACGAGCACGCAGACAATACTTGCGAACAAAATCGAGTCGCTCAGCGTCTTCGCTCTCGGTGCGCTCGCGATCACTCTGCTCGCCGCAGGCTGCGGTCATTTGCCCGGCAAGCCCGACCCTGCGCTGCGCCCCATCGCGCCCAATGAGATCACCGATTTTAATGTTCTCTTTGAGCGCAACTGCGCTGGCTGCCATGGCCGCGATGGCACTCTCGGCCCGGCCCCGCCACTGAACGATCGCCTGTTTCTCGCGATTGTGCCGGACGCTGAGTTGCATCGAATCGTCAGCGAAGGGCGTCACGGAACCTCCATGCCAGCCTTTGTTCAGCATCGCGGCGGGCCATTGACCGAGCAGCAAGTTGGCATTCTCGCGGCCGGGTTGAAGCCTAAGTGGCAAGGCCAGCAGTTGCCCAGCAACGATTTGCCAACTTATGCAGTGAGTGCCGGCGATCCCCAAAACGGCGAGCAGGTGTTTGCGCAGGCATGTGCTGTGTGTCATGGCGAGCATGGACGTGGCGGCGATGCGGGAACCATCAACGACGTCGCATTTCTTTCCCTCATCAGCGATCAGGCCTTGCGGCGATTGGTCATCACTGGCCGCCCCGATCTGGGCATGCCCGATCATGCCGGCAGCGAGGGAAGAATCGCTGGCTTCCAGCCACTTAGTTCCGAGCAGATTAACGACGTCGTCGCACTGTTAGCATCGTGGCGAACGGCAAACTCAGTTTCACCAGCACAATAA
- a CDS encoding QcrA and Rieske domain-containing protein, translated as MQTEPTPPLDLLPGRRTFFGWFTYALGAIAAFVLGLPLAQYFLGTNKSQLAWVKLGDVDSFPTGETRMVTFDNPIRQPWDGKTSHTGVFVRYRGKDTKQQDQFLILAVNCAHLGCPVSWFPQSGLFMCPCHGGVYHANGERASGPPPRGLFRCVWRVEKGQLEVQAPHFPSLQDTLDPQGDPALLAGNLPRCDHA; from the coding sequence ATGCAAACTGAACCTACTCCGCCACTCGACTTGCTCCCCGGTCGCCGCACCTTCTTCGGTTGGTTCACGTATGCCCTCGGCGCGATCGCTGCCTTCGTGCTCGGTCTGCCACTCGCTCAATACTTTCTGGGCACCAACAAAAGTCAGCTGGCTTGGGTCAAACTGGGCGATGTCGATTCCTTTCCAACCGGCGAAACGCGAATGGTTACGTTTGACAACCCCATTCGCCAACCCTGGGATGGTAAGACGTCCCACACCGGGGTCTTTGTTCGCTACCGGGGCAAAGACACCAAGCAGCAAGATCAGTTCCTCATTTTGGCCGTGAATTGCGCTCACCTGGGCTGCCCTGTCTCTTGGTTTCCGCAGTCCGGGCTGTTCATGTGTCCCTGTCATGGCGGCGTCTATCATGCCAATGGCGAGCGGGCGTCCGGTCCACCTCCACGCGGTTTGTTTCGCTGCGTCTGGCGAGTCGAAAAGGGACAGCTCGAAGTTCAGGCTCCTCACTTTCCCAGCCTGCAGGACACACTCGATCCTCAAGGTGATCCGGCATTGTTAGCTGGGAACCTGCCGAGGTGCGATCATGCTTAA
- a CDS encoding cytochrome b N-terminal domain-containing protein, with protein sequence MLKWLTQIGGWVDHRLGLGAFLVPMLEHPIPRGAAGPMGWWYVFGSASMTLLAIQILTGIGLSLVYVPAPDQAFESLEYLNYEQPMGWFLRALHYYAGSAMVVMVLVHMTQVFLHGSYKYPRELTWVVGVFLLLCTLGMFFSGQILRWDPDAYWGLAVAGSMAGRVPVAGPWIVQLLHGGAVIGGSSLSRFFALHVFIIPGALMSLLVVHLWLVLRCGVSAPPNAQQPVDPRTYDADYHTELHRTGVPFFGDAVVKDACFSALVVIVVVALAAIMGPKGPSELPDPTLGGANPRPEWPFLWLFALLSMSPPAAETFIILVLPVLLIGLLLLVPFISNRGQRAPSQRPVAVLIVVISYTVLGVLTYEGYSAPWSPAMNAWSGDPVPVSMVKQSSPLQLQGSLVFQNKNCRNCHALAGVGGRRGPDLSTIGTRLTRDQLIDQISNGTPGGGNMPAYGQQMGPHEMTAVVDFLVSLRPAGQPPARVATVDPPQ encoded by the coding sequence ATGCTTAAATGGCTGACGCAAATCGGTGGCTGGGTCGATCATCGCCTGGGTCTTGGCGCGTTTCTCGTCCCCATGCTCGAGCATCCCATACCGCGAGGTGCTGCGGGACCAATGGGCTGGTGGTATGTATTCGGCAGCGCCTCGATGACGCTCCTTGCCATTCAAATTCTCACCGGCATTGGCTTGTCGCTCGTGTATGTGCCGGCCCCGGACCAGGCCTTCGAGAGTCTCGAATACTTGAACTACGAACAGCCGATGGGCTGGTTTTTGCGAGCGCTGCACTACTATGCGGGCTCGGCGATGGTGGTGATGGTGCTCGTGCATATGACACAAGTGTTTTTGCATGGGTCGTACAAGTACCCGCGTGAACTGACGTGGGTGGTCGGCGTGTTCTTGCTCCTCTGCACACTGGGGATGTTCTTCAGCGGGCAGATATTGCGCTGGGATCCCGATGCTTACTGGGGACTGGCGGTCGCCGGTTCGATGGCGGGACGAGTGCCCGTAGCCGGCCCTTGGATTGTGCAGTTGTTGCACGGCGGGGCTGTCATTGGTGGCAGTTCGCTGAGTCGCTTCTTCGCCCTGCATGTATTCATCATCCCTGGCGCATTGATGTCGCTGCTCGTGGTGCACTTATGGCTGGTGTTGCGCTGCGGTGTGAGTGCTCCGCCCAATGCGCAGCAGCCCGTCGATCCGCGCACCTACGACGCCGACTATCACACTGAGCTGCATCGTACGGGCGTTCCCTTCTTCGGCGATGCGGTTGTCAAAGACGCCTGCTTCTCGGCACTCGTGGTGATTGTGGTGGTCGCTCTGGCGGCGATCATGGGTCCGAAAGGACCAAGCGAACTTCCCGACCCGACCCTCGGCGGCGCCAACCCGCGCCCGGAGTGGCCGTTCCTCTGGTTGTTTGCGTTGCTCTCCATGAGCCCTCCTGCTGCGGAGACTTTCATCATTCTGGTGTTGCCGGTGCTGCTCATCGGCCTGCTGTTGCTGGTTCCCTTCATCAGCAATCGGGGGCAACGAGCGCCGAGTCAGCGGCCCGTCGCGGTTTTGATCGTGGTCATCTCATACACAGTCCTCGGTGTGCTCACCTACGAGGGCTATAGTGCTCCTTGGTCACCGGCGATGAATGCGTGGAGTGGCGATCCTGTTCCTGTCTCGATGGTGAAGCAAAGTTCTCCGCTGCAGTTGCAGGGAAGTTTGGTGTTTCAAAACAAGAACTGCCGGAACTGTCATGCCTTGGCCGGAGTCGGCGGCAGGCGCGGCCCTGACTTGTCGACCATCGGCACGCGCCTGACGCGCGACCAACTCATCGACCAGATCAGCAACGGCACGCCCGGCGGCGGCAACATGCCCGCCTATGGTCAACAGATGGGCCCGCACGAAATGACTGCGGTCGTCGACTTCTTAGTTAGTTTGCGACCAGCAGGACAGCCCCCCGCCCGAGTTGCCACGGTCGATCCACCGCAGTAG
- a CDS encoding cytochrome c oxidase assembly protein gives MPPTLAAFARSWPWDPWLVIVLVITAAIYARGFWLLHRRDPTRWPLLRLVAFLAGLATLFLALASPIEPFASLLLQVHMLQHLLLMMVVAPLVWLGTPLMPLLRGLPRQLRKSWFAPLLRSRSLQSLLAAMTHPFVALPLFTAMTWLWHLPRVYDAALRAPQLHYWQHVSFLLAGLLFWYPVVRPYPARPRWSPWLLLPYLLLADIQNTVLSALLTFSDRVLYSYYNEVPRIAGITALEDQSSAGVLMWVPGSIAFLGPLFWIGLQLLFGSSQRAPVKRESHPSLRILPVEQVAPFDLLHVPVLGHFLRWRYARFTAQAAMTVLAAVVIYDGLVGPQVGAMNLAGVLPWIHWRGLLVLGLLVAGNFFCFACPFTLPRALARRWLPQGRAWPTWLRSKWLAAGLLVLFLWSYEAFSLWDSPWLTAWITVGYFVAAFTIEGFFRGGSFCKYVCPIGQFNFVQSLISPLEVRVRRADTCANCTTHDCLKGNATNTGCELQLFQPRKGGNMDCTFCLDCVQACPQQNVGILATTSVTELWSDRWRSGVGRFSQRPDLAALVLVLVFGAFANAAGMVGPVVDWQNELSSRLGQRSHWLTSTLFYSATIVALPLLAVVSASALNRLGNPLTTSRRELATRFAFAFVPLGFAMWLAHYSFHFLTSSETIVPVTQRFTSDLGFSWLGSPLWSCACCRPLTDWLLQFELLALDVGLLASLYVVWKIAGSLTNSSSSTWKIAAPWAGLVLLLFALGVWIVFQPMQMRGTLPGGG, from the coding sequence ATGCCTCCTACGCTTGCTGCTTTCGCTCGCTCCTGGCCTTGGGATCCTTGGCTCGTCATTGTTCTGGTCATCACGGCTGCCATCTATGCGCGCGGGTTCTGGCTGCTGCACCGGCGCGATCCAACGCGCTGGCCGCTCCTTCGCCTGGTTGCTTTTCTCGCCGGTCTTGCCACTCTCTTTCTCGCGCTCGCTTCGCCGATTGAACCGTTTGCCAGCCTGCTGTTGCAAGTCCACATGCTGCAGCACTTACTGCTGATGATGGTGGTCGCGCCCCTCGTTTGGCTCGGCACGCCATTAATGCCACTCCTGCGCGGGCTGCCAAGACAGCTGCGCAAGAGCTGGTTCGCGCCGCTCCTCCGCTCGCGCTCGTTGCAATCTCTGTTAGCAGCAATGACTCATCCTTTCGTTGCCTTGCCTCTCTTCACGGCGATGACCTGGCTGTGGCATCTGCCGCGAGTCTACGATGCGGCCCTCCGCGCGCCGCAGTTGCACTACTGGCAACATGTTTCGTTTCTGCTCGCTGGTCTGTTGTTTTGGTATCCAGTTGTTCGTCCTTATCCGGCTCGGCCGCGCTGGTCTCCTTGGCTGCTCTTGCCCTACTTGTTGCTGGCCGATATTCAAAACACCGTCCTCTCGGCACTTCTCACATTTTCCGATCGCGTTCTCTACTCTTACTACAACGAAGTCCCGCGCATTGCCGGTATCACCGCACTCGAAGATCAGTCCTCGGCGGGCGTGTTGATGTGGGTTCCCGGGTCGATCGCTTTTCTCGGACCTTTGTTCTGGATCGGCCTGCAGTTGCTTTTCGGAAGCAGTCAGCGCGCACCAGTAAAACGCGAATCCCACCCCAGCCTGCGAATTCTGCCGGTTGAGCAAGTTGCTCCCTTCGATTTGCTGCATGTTCCCGTCCTCGGTCACTTTCTTCGTTGGCGCTATGCGCGCTTCACGGCCCAAGCCGCGATGACGGTGCTCGCCGCGGTTGTCATTTATGATGGTCTTGTTGGTCCGCAGGTCGGTGCCATGAATCTCGCCGGCGTCTTGCCGTGGATCCACTGGCGCGGGCTGCTGGTCTTGGGTCTGCTCGTTGCCGGCAACTTCTTTTGCTTCGCTTGCCCCTTCACCCTTCCCCGCGCGCTCGCCCGCCGCTGGCTGCCGCAGGGGCGAGCGTGGCCCACTTGGCTGCGCAGTAAATGGCTCGCGGCTGGTCTGTTGGTTTTGTTTCTTTGGTCGTACGAGGCTTTCTCGCTGTGGGATAGCCCGTGGCTGACCGCTTGGATCACCGTTGGTTACTTCGTCGCTGCCTTCACGATTGAAGGCTTCTTTCGCGGCGGTTCGTTCTGCAAATATGTTTGCCCCATCGGTCAGTTCAACTTCGTGCAATCGCTCATCTCTCCCCTGGAGGTTCGCGTGCGCAGGGCAGACACCTGTGCCAACTGCACGACGCACGACTGCCTGAAAGGTAACGCGACCAACACGGGCTGTGAGTTGCAACTCTTCCAGCCACGCAAGGGCGGGAACATGGACTGCACGTTTTGTCTTGACTGTGTTCAAGCGTGTCCTCAGCAAAATGTGGGCATCCTGGCGACGACTTCTGTGACTGAACTCTGGAGCGATCGTTGGCGTTCGGGTGTGGGTAGGTTTTCGCAGCGGCCCGATCTCGCCGCTCTGGTGTTGGTGTTGGTGTTTGGTGCCTTCGCCAATGCGGCTGGCATGGTGGGTCCGGTGGTCGATTGGCAAAACGAGTTGAGTAGTCGACTTGGTCAACGTTCGCATTGGCTGACCTCCACTCTTTTCTATTCCGCAACCATCGTGGCATTGCCGCTGCTCGCCGTAGTAAGTGCCTCTGCGCTGAATCGTTTGGGCAATCCACTCACCACCTCGCGCCGGGAACTCGCCACGCGTTTTGCGTTTGCGTTCGTGCCGCTCGGGTTTGCCATGTGGCTCGCTCATTACAGCTTTCATTTTCTGACGAGTAGCGAAACGATCGTTCCCGTGACGCAACGTTTCACTAGTGACCTGGGTTTCAGCTGGCTCGGTTCGCCGCTGTGGAGTTGTGCCTGTTGCCGACCATTGACCGATTGGTTGTTGCAGTTCGAACTCCTCGCGCTTGATGTCGGCTTGCTCGCTTCGCTATATGTCGTTTGGAAAATTGCCGGCTCGCTGACGAACTCGTCCTCTTCTACTTGGAAGATTGCCGCTCCCTGGGCGGGCCTCGTGTTGCTCCTGTTCGCGCTGGGTGTCTGGATCGTTTTTCAGCCGATGCAAATGCGCGGCACGTTGCCGGGAGGTGGCTGA